The DNA segment TTTGGCAGGTTAAGTCCTTCATTGATCAACTTGACATATTTGAATTACCTGGACTTGagcaaaaacaattttcaaggGAATTCTATCCCAGGTTCCATAACTTCTCTCAACAACTTGAGGTATCTCAACCTTTCCGATGCATCCTTTTCCGGTATGGTTCCTCAACATCTTGGAAATTTATCAAACTTGATTCATCTTGATCTTAGGGTGAAATTCGCTGTTGGTcgatggttgtctcaaaatggtcgctcaactttgagttttgtctcaattaggccaCTCCGACGctttcagtgattaaaaaggATCGGAATGATGACATGAGTGACACATCAACATGAGTCAACTCAGATATCTGATCGAAACAAcaaatgacattcatttatgcGTTACCTGGCAGCCATGTAttgtttatttttatgattttttttttcataaaaataaccgacatATGGTTGTCACATGTCGTTTCGGTTAGACATCTAAGTTAACTCATGCTCACGTGTTAGTCATGGCATAATTCCGATGCATTTTAACCACTGAAATAGtcagagtgacctaattgagacaaaactcaaagtagagtgattttattgacacaaattgaagttgagccATTTTGAGgcaaccatgtaagttcagtgaccaatggtgcatttaatcCCTTAATCTTACCACATTTGTGTATCCACTGAATCTCTGGTTTTCTGACATTACAGGAAACATTTCTGAAGTTTCATGGGGAAGGTTATGCAATTTGCGTAGTGTAGATCTCTCATATAATGCTCTTGGTGGCCAAATAAAAGAGTTTGTTGATTCTTTAAGTGGTTGTCAAAATAATAGCCTGGAGGAAATAGATTTTAGTTCCAACAAATTTGCAGGGGGTTTGCCTGATTCCCTGGGATTGCTTAGGAATTTAAGATCACTCCGGCTCAACCATAACTCCTTCTCTGGTAAAATTCCAGAATCTATTGGAAATTTGTCTAGTTTATCCGTTTTCAGCCTGTCCTTTAACGTTATGAGTGGGAGCATCCCGGAAACCATTGGACAACTTAATCGGTTATATTATCTAGGGCTGTGTGGGAATTCATGGGAAGGAATCGTTACTGAAACTTGTTTTCAGAATCTCACAAGTTTGAATGAGTTTTCCTTGTCATCTGTTGCATcagattttttgtttttcaatgtGAGTCCTGACTGGATTCCTCCATTTAATCTCAGTGTTTTAGCACTCGATGATTGCCAAGTCGGCCCGGAGTTTCCTTCATGGCTCAAAACTCAAAACCGAATTTCTCAAGTATCACTCTCAAATACTGCAGTTTCAGGTACCATACCTGATTGGCTTTGGACATTATCACCATGGCTATGGTGGTTGGATCTTTCAGATAACATGCTAGAAGGAAGACTTGCCAACTCAATAACAGTAAGTAACTTCGGAGCATGGGTTGATCTCGGTTTCAATCGCTTGGAAGGTCAGCTACCACTTTGGCCAAACGTGACGAATCTCTCTTTGAGGAACAATTTATTGTCAGGACCAATTCCTACAAACATTGGAGAAATTGTGCCTAGATTGGAGAACCTGGATCTTTCAATGAACTCGTTCAATGGTAGCATCCCACATTCCATGAGTAAACTGAGGAATTTAAGTTTTCTTGATTTGTCAAGCAATTACCTGTCAGGAAAAATCCCTTCAAATTTGGAGGATTTACAAAACCTGATGGTCTTAGATCTGTCCAAAAACAACCTGGTGGGTGATATTCCAAGCTCTATTTGCTCATTACCTTCACTTTTATGGTTGAAGTTAAGCAGCAATAACCTCACCGGAAAACTCTCTCTGACTCTCAGAAATTGCACAGGCTTGTTTTCAATTGATCTTGGATATAACAGATTAACAGGTACAATATCTGAATGGATTGCAGATAAGTTGCTTCCATTTTCATATATAGGTCTAAGAGGCAACATGCTTAGTGGAAAAATTCCTGAACAGGTTTGCAATTTCCCTTTCCACATTTTGGACCTTGCACACAACAATTTATCAGGGTCTATTCCTAAATGTTTAGGGAACAAGTCAGTTTGGAAATCTTTGCCTAATCATTACCCTATACCGACACGAGATACTCATCATATAGAATTCTCGCAACGCCTGGAATTAGTTGTGAAGGGAAGACGAAATGAGTATACCAAAATAATCTCTCTTGTGAATATGTTAGACTTATCACACAATCATTTATCAGGAGAAATACCAGAGGAGATAACAAGTCTCTCAGCTTTAGGCACATTGAACTTGTCTTGGAACCATTTGTCAGGAAACATACCAGAGAGTATCGGAAGAATGCGATGGTTGGAATCTCTTGACCTCTCTTTTAACCATATAAATGGTCCTATTCCTCCTAGTATGACTTCATTAACTTCCTTGGGATATCTGAATTTGTCTTACAATAACTTGTCTGGACAGATTCCATCAGCCAATCAGTTTCTTACCTTCACTGATCCTTCCATCTATGAGGGTAACTCGGAGCTGTGTGGATCTCCATTGCCAACAAATTGCTCCTCAGGATCAACTGGTGCAGACAATGAAGTTGGAAATGGAGACGAAGATGAAGACGGGGATGACACTGTGTGGTTTTATGCGTGTGTTGGAGTGGGATTTATCGTCGGATTTTGGGTTGTTTGTGGTACTTTAGCAATCAACAAGTCTTGCAGAACTGCATACTTCAAGTTTGTGGATCAAATGTATGAAAGGATCTTACGGTTTCAAAGCAAATTGAGGTAATATTTGGCTTAAAAAATTGTATCTAATTGCTCTTTGACAACATTGTGATTGCAATAACTTGAACATTGCAGCTTTCTGGAAGATGATGCAAGTCCAAACAATGGGTAAAATGCATGGTCCTTGAAGTTTAAGGTATGTTCACATTGAACTTCGTTTTCTTTcaataaacttcaatctcatttCGGCCATTTTGTATACAAAAACCAACTCGAATGTGTACATGGCATATAAGACGGTTGACTATATTCAACTAAGTATTATGTCTAAAGTAGCAGAAACATGGCAGCCACGTGGCACATTCTAAgccatgtttttttttaagaatcacATCCTTGTCTGATGTGGCAATTAATTGACATATAAAAGCATTTCAATCAGTTTTTATACACAAATTAGCCGGAATGATTTCATTGATAGTAGCATGAAGttcaatgattttattgagagaGAATGAAGTCCTATAACCTTCGTGAAACAGACTGCAAACTTGAGTAAGTGTCAGTGCAATTTACCCTCCAAACAATGCAAGATTTCATGTATAAAGGAAGAAAATATCTCATACACTCATGTATGTGAGTATGCTTGATGTTGTATATCTATGTTGTTGTTGTGGTTTTTGTTATATTTTGTGGTTAATGTAAAGGAAAAAATAACTTGATTGTGGTAAATAACTTGATTGTGGTAAATAACTTGATTGTGGTATTTGTTGttttcatttatttgttttatttcgAATAGTAGATTTAGTAGTGCTTGGTTAGAATTGAGAAACGACTTAGATAAGGTATAAATTCAGCTTTATGATTGTTGGGTAAGAGTGAATTtagtctctctctctctctctctctctctatatatatatatatatatatatatatatatatatatatatatagtagtgCAATCTTAAGTCTAACGTTTACTAGATGGTGCAATTTCTGGTCTATGTGACGGAAGATGAGTTTTTTTCATTAACAGAAGATTTGTAATTGTGAGCTGCTAAATACCGctcccaaattacttatcacgcccctattggatttttttgcccttctcataattttgatcaaaaactgaaaattttctctccaaaatcataaacccgaacaacaataattgaaattatgaaaacaattgatgtgtgacaacccgaaccctgaaaatggatgattacgagtcggaaacattaaaatttacattttttttatcaaagaactcatgaaaataatacatatttttcatgacgattttgcatttttcgtcacaaaaaattgaacgatttagtatttttcgacactaaaaattagagaattttgcatttttcaaattttggtcTAAACGGATGGCGCATTCCTCCCggcccatggcgggaacggatggcGCATTTCTCTCGACCCATGGTAGGAACGGATGGCGCATTCCCCTCGGCCCATGGCGGGAACAGATGGCGTATCCACCCCCACCCTCGGCCCATGGCGGGAACAGATGGCGCATCCACCCCCACCCATGGTGCgccatccgtttaggccaaattttgaaattttctctcaaaatttTTTTCCCACTTTTGCAAATTTTTTATGcaaagggcaaaattgtccaagtgaggacggtgataagtaatttgaagGCGGCAAATAGCAAAACCCTTTGTAATTTCAAGTCTTATTGTGTGGTTAGGACACTGGAGATAGAAGGATGACGAGAACATGGAATTGTACGTAAATAAAAATTCATCTTTTGTCAATCAGATTTAGAATTGCACCGTCCGATAAatattagacttaaaattacACGAAGCTAAATTCCACTCTCCTTCGATAACCATTAAATTTGTATATTGTCCCAGTAAGTATACTGTGGATGAGTATACATATTTCTTTGGAAATTTTATAGCTTAATTGAGATGGAGAGTTCAATACTCAACATcttcaaaatttattaaaataataaattaaattaagaaaaaataaaaaaatatatctaaaAAATTTGTTTTCATCACTTATTATTGAAAGGAGTATGGTGGTattcacaaaaaaatatgatttggataattttttctaaaattttaataatatttatttatttttatatataatgagAGAGATATAAGGCTGAATTGGATTATAGGTGAGAAATTTGAGTCTTCTAAACCATAAGCTTGGGCCAT comes from the Euphorbia lathyris chromosome 5, ddEupLath1.1, whole genome shotgun sequence genome and includes:
- the LOC136228757 gene encoding receptor-like protein EIX2 isoform X2 codes for the protein MVSRMTTFSLLLLLQVFIADWIVIDTAQPGPGFGRCIENEKEALLKFKESLIDPSGWLASWAGEDCCNWTGISCSNQTGNVVKLDLRSSSVCDLVNASDTTAYDRKCLFGRLSPSLINLTYLNYLDLSKNNFQGNSIPGSITSLNNLRYLNLSDASFSGNISEVSWGRLCNLRSVDLSYNALGGQIKEFVDSLSGCQNNSLEEIDFSSNKFAGGLPDSLGLLRNLRSLRLNHNSFSGKIPESIGNLSSLSVFSLSFNVMSGSIPETIGQLNRLYYLGLCGNSWEGIVTETCFQNLTSLNEFSLSSVASDFLFFNVSPDWIPPFNLSVLALDDCQVGPEFPSWLKTQNRISQVSLSNTAVSGTIPDWLWTLSPWLWWLDLSDNMLEGRLANSITVSNFGAWVDLGFNRLEGQLPLWPNVTNLSLRNNLLSGPIPTNIGEIVPRLENLDLSMNSFNGSIPHSMSKLRNLSFLDLSSNYLSGKIPSNLEDLQNLMVLDLSKNNLVGDIPSSICSLPSLLWLKLSSNNLTGKLSLTLRNCTGLFSIDLGYNRLTGTISEWIADKLLPFSYIGLRGNMLSGKIPEQVCNFPFHILDLAHNNLSGSIPKCLGNKSVWKSLPNHYPIPTRDTHHIEFSQRLELVVKGRRNEYTKIISLVNMLDLSHNHLSGEIPEEITSLSALGTLNLSWNHLSGNIPESIGRMRWLESLDLSFNHINGPIPPSMTSLTSLGYLNLSYNNLSGQIPSANQFLTFTDPSIYEGNSELCGSPLPTNCSSGSTGADNEVGNGDEDEDGDDTVWFYACVGVGFIVGFWVVCGTLAINKSCRTAYFKFVDQMYERILRFQSKLR
- the LOC136228757 gene encoding receptor-like protein EIX2 isoform X1, with protein sequence MVSRMTTFSLLLLLQVFIADWIVIDTAQPGPGFGRCIENEKEALLKFKESLIDPSGWLASWAGEDCCNWTGISCSNQTGNVVKLDLRSSSVCDLVNASDTTAYDRKCLFGRLSPSLINLTYLNYLDLSKNNFQGNSIPGSITSLNNLRYLNLSDASFSGNISEVSWGRLCNLRSVDLSYNALGGQIKEFVDSLSGCQNNSLEEIDFSSNKFAGGLPDSLGLLRNLRSLRLNHNSFSGKIPESIGNLSSLSVFSLSFNVMSGSIPETIGQLNRLYYLGLCGNSWEGIVTETCFQNLTSLNEFSLSSVASDFLFFNVSPDWIPPFNLSVLALDDCQVGPEFPSWLKTQNRISQVSLSNTAVSGTIPDWLWTLSPWLWWLDLSDNMLEGRLANSITVSNFGAWVDLGFNRLEGQLPLWPNVTNLSLRNNLLSGPIPTNIGEIVPRLENLDLSMNSFNGSIPHSMSKLRNLSFLDLSSNYLSGKIPSNLEDLQNLMVLDLSKNNLVGDIPSSICSLPSLLWLKLSSNNLTGKLSLTLRNCTGLFSIDLGYNRLTGTISEWIADKLLPFSYIGLRGNMLSGKIPEQVCNFPFHILDLAHNNLSGSIPKCLGNKSVWKSLPNHYPIPTRDTHHIEFSQRLELVVKGRRNEYTKIISLVNMLDLSHNHLSGEIPEEITSLSALGTLNLSWNHLSGNIPESIGRMRWLESLDLSFNHINGPIPPSMTSLTSLGYLNLSYNNLSGQIPSANQFLTFTDPSIYEGNSELCGSPLPTNCSSGSTGADNEVGNGDEDEDGDDTVWFYACVGVGFIVGFWVVCGTLAINKSCRTAYFKFVDQMYERILRFQSKLSFLEDDASPNNG